A DNA window from Clavibacter sepedonicus contains the following coding sequences:
- a CDS encoding FecCD family ABC transporter permease, translating into MEPTTAPARGPAATATAPPAAAIPTPPAPRRARAVRRVLVPALVIAAPLVLAVAMGIGSVSVSPLHVAQVVLHHAVGADVGAGIDPIDDQIVWEYRAPRVLLALVTGAALALAGTVLQTLIRNPLADPFVLGIASGASLGAVATLVVGASAAGFLATLGVTGAAFAGAIGTLALVLALGRRGGRVDPARLVLVGVSISSLLQALTSWLQLQASPDQIAGVLFWLLGSVSGATWSSLALPAAALAIGLVGLLAGGRTLDALLLGDDRAASLGVDLSRSRTILFAVSALLTAAAVSVVGGVGFVGLIAPHLVRLVVGPAHRRLLPLAALVGGLFLVLADLAGRTLTAPRELPLSIVTALVGVPVFLAVLLRADGGRTR; encoded by the coding sequence ATGGAACCGACCACAGCCCCCGCCCGTGGACCCGCCGCCACGGCCACCGCGCCACCCGCCGCCGCGATCCCCACCCCGCCCGCTCCCCGCCGCGCCCGCGCCGTGCGCCGCGTGCTCGTCCCCGCCCTCGTCATCGCGGCCCCGCTCGTGCTGGCGGTCGCGATGGGGATCGGGTCGGTGTCGGTGTCGCCCCTGCACGTCGCGCAGGTGGTGCTGCACCACGCCGTCGGCGCGGACGTCGGCGCAGGGATCGACCCCATCGACGACCAGATCGTGTGGGAGTACCGGGCGCCGCGCGTGCTGCTCGCCCTCGTCACGGGCGCGGCGCTCGCCCTCGCCGGCACCGTGCTGCAGACCCTCATCCGGAACCCGCTCGCGGATCCCTTCGTGCTCGGCATCGCGTCGGGCGCGTCGCTCGGGGCGGTGGCGACGCTCGTCGTCGGCGCGTCGGCGGCCGGGTTCCTCGCGACCCTCGGGGTCACCGGCGCGGCGTTCGCGGGCGCCATCGGCACCCTCGCGCTCGTGCTGGCGCTCGGGCGGCGGGGCGGCCGCGTGGATCCGGCGCGCCTGGTGCTCGTCGGCGTCTCGATCTCGTCGCTCCTGCAGGCGCTCACCAGCTGGCTGCAGCTGCAGGCGTCCCCCGACCAGATCGCCGGCGTGCTGTTCTGGCTCCTCGGCAGCGTCTCGGGCGCCACCTGGTCGTCGCTCGCGCTGCCCGCCGCGGCGCTCGCGATCGGGCTCGTCGGTCTCCTCGCCGGCGGGCGCACCCTCGACGCGCTCCTCCTCGGCGACGACCGCGCGGCGTCGCTCGGCGTCGACCTCTCCCGGTCCCGCACGATCCTCTTCGCCGTCTCCGCGCTGCTCACGGCCGCCGCCGTGTCGGTGGTGGGCGGCGTCGGCTTCGTCGGGCTCATCGCCCCGCACCTCGTCCGCCTCGTCGTGGGACCCGCGCACCGGCGCCTCCTGCCGCTCGCCGCGCTCGTCGGCGGCCTGTTCCTCGTCCTCGCCGACCTCGCGGGGCGCACGCTCACCGCGCCGCGGGAGCTGCCGCTCTCGATCGTCACCGCGCTCGTCGGCGTCCCCGTCTTCCTGGCGGTCCTGCTCCGCGCCGACGGAGGGCGGACCCGATGA
- a CDS encoding YcaO-like family protein: MDPAPAPASARPTDLRPAGLAPAHLAPTDLRPADLAPADLVDARTGVVRRIEPRATPAHFPPAFQLAHAVLADSTAFCPWASDASGAGHSFADPDAVLGAAVGEAVERYCGNLVPAGLVRSSARRLRAAGRPVLGPTALALYSAAQHASGLLPVAVLDDDAVVDWTEAERLGTGERLLVPASLVWVAHALLVPPAMHPIMQAGLATGRTADEALWGGLGEVIERDAMTRAWTDGDGLVELEVPRALHDLARGPADALSCRWFLFPHASGLPIVGALLADARTGYLTLGMASGGLPRRAARKALGEALQLQLFQADLDDPAGPYMAAARDPRSPLKPWRADRAYRRSYRPDLADVVDYGCHLQLHLDPGVQRAFHEELERSITNRLPLDDVSGRWDGPHRLGELVEELRAQGREVLAVDVTLPEIRRAGLHVTRVIVPGLRSNAPHALPFLGGPDPAPPRPARPVPLPH; the protein is encoded by the coding sequence ATGGACCCCGCACCCGCACCCGCATCCGCACGCCCGACCGACCTCAGGCCCGCCGGTCTCGCGCCGGCCCACCTCGCGCCGACCGACCTCAGGCCCGCCGACCTCGCGCCGGCCGACCTCGTGGACGCGCGCACCGGCGTCGTCCGCCGCATCGAGCCCCGCGCGACGCCCGCGCACTTCCCGCCCGCGTTCCAGCTCGCGCACGCCGTGCTCGCCGACTCCACGGCGTTCTGCCCGTGGGCGTCCGACGCGTCAGGCGCCGGCCACTCCTTCGCGGATCCGGACGCCGTGCTCGGCGCCGCCGTCGGGGAAGCGGTCGAGCGGTACTGCGGCAACCTCGTGCCCGCCGGGCTCGTGCGGTCGTCGGCCCGGCGGCTCCGCGCCGCCGGTCGGCCCGTGCTGGGTCCGACCGCGCTCGCCCTGTACTCCGCCGCGCAGCACGCGAGCGGCCTCCTGCCGGTCGCGGTGCTGGACGACGACGCCGTCGTGGACTGGACGGAGGCCGAGCGGCTGGGCACGGGGGAGCGCCTGCTCGTCCCCGCATCGCTGGTCTGGGTCGCGCACGCGCTCCTCGTGCCGCCCGCGATGCACCCCATCATGCAGGCCGGGCTCGCGACCGGACGCACCGCCGACGAGGCGCTGTGGGGCGGCCTCGGCGAGGTGATCGAGCGCGACGCGATGACGCGCGCGTGGACGGACGGCGACGGCCTCGTCGAGCTCGAGGTGCCGCGCGCCCTGCACGACCTCGCGCGCGGACCCGCCGACGCGCTCTCCTGCCGCTGGTTCCTGTTCCCGCACGCGTCCGGGCTGCCGATCGTGGGGGCGCTCCTCGCCGACGCCCGCACCGGCTACCTCACGCTGGGCATGGCGAGCGGCGGCCTCCCGAGGCGCGCCGCCCGCAAGGCCCTCGGGGAGGCCCTCCAGCTGCAGCTCTTCCAGGCCGACCTCGACGATCCCGCCGGCCCCTACATGGCCGCCGCGCGCGACCCGCGCAGCCCGCTGAAGCCCTGGCGCGCGGACCGCGCCTACCGCCGCTCGTACCGGCCCGACCTCGCCGACGTCGTCGACTACGGCTGCCACCTGCAGCTGCACCTGGACCCCGGCGTCCAGCGGGCGTTCCACGAGGAGCTGGAGCGGTCGATCACCAACCGCCTGCCGCTCGACGACGTCAGTGGCCGGTGGGACGGCCCGCACCGGCTGGGCGAGCTGGTCGAGGAGCTGCGGGCGCAGGGACGGGAGGTGCTCGCGGTCGACGTGACGCTGCCGGAGATCCGTCGCGCCGGCCTGCACGTGACGCGCGTGATCGTCCCCGGGCTCCGCTCGAACGCGCCCCACGCGCTGCCGTTCCTCGGCGGGCCGGATCCCGCGCCGCCGCGACCTGCGCGGCCGGTCCCGCTCCCGCACTGA
- a CDS encoding CocE/NonD family hydrolase: MTGHDRFGVPLRASDGAVLVHDAHVPHTAGPGARVPCVVTRTPYGRSRHLAEGRGWRERGWAFVVQDVRGRHDSDGTWAPYRGERADGAALVDWVTAQPWSDGRVIAHGGSYSGYTAWAMAVERPSAVRAVVSLGPSMSLARTKFGGGGILRLAEHASWWLERGDSRTSRDGLAALVFRERPGLLRHLPVVDLPREMGAHLPSWAGIVDDGAGARTGEEITRAELAALTAATLHVGGWHDLLLPETLEHHGVAGSDVPGTPSHLLVGPWEHDLVGSGSGRVGDLDHGDDAVIPWGRMLVDWIRDALDGTLAARRARVHVRGSGWEDHDAWPPPHTPTRVAWTTGGALAFVHDPRDPRPSRHPGVDRRALASRPDAVRAVTRPLDAPLRLTGDVAVELTSGSDAPGTDWIARLLARDRDGAEQELAVGEATVAGPHEGVRIGIPLGPVAALLPAGTVLVLELAGADAPRLARNLGGPPGERCTSTTQSPVRQRVILGAASPLTLVLPIAAGTAPTPDGGRAGGEPADAVGPADPTSGSAS; this comes from the coding sequence GTGACCGGCCACGACCGGTTCGGCGTCCCGCTGCGCGCATCCGACGGCGCCGTGCTCGTGCACGACGCCCACGTGCCGCACACCGCCGGACCCGGGGCGCGCGTGCCCTGCGTCGTCACGCGCACCCCGTACGGCCGCTCCCGCCACCTCGCCGAGGGCCGTGGCTGGCGCGAGCGCGGCTGGGCCTTCGTCGTGCAGGACGTCCGCGGCCGCCACGACTCCGACGGCACCTGGGCGCCGTACCGCGGCGAGCGCGCCGACGGAGCCGCCCTCGTGGACTGGGTCACCGCGCAGCCCTGGAGCGACGGCCGCGTCATCGCGCACGGCGGCTCGTACTCCGGCTACACCGCGTGGGCCATGGCGGTCGAGCGCCCGTCGGCCGTCCGCGCGGTCGTGTCCCTCGGCCCGTCGATGTCGCTCGCCCGCACCAAGTTCGGCGGCGGCGGGATCCTCCGGCTCGCGGAGCACGCGTCCTGGTGGCTGGAACGCGGCGACTCCCGCACGAGCCGCGACGGCCTGGCGGCGCTCGTCTTCCGCGAGCGGCCGGGGCTCCTCCGGCACCTGCCCGTCGTCGACCTGCCCCGCGAGATGGGCGCGCACCTGCCGTCGTGGGCCGGGATCGTGGATGACGGGGCCGGTGCACGCACGGGGGAGGAGATCACCCGGGCCGAGCTCGCCGCCCTGACCGCCGCGACCCTGCACGTGGGCGGCTGGCACGACCTGCTGCTCCCGGAGACGCTCGAGCACCACGGCGTCGCCGGATCCGACGTGCCCGGCACGCCGTCGCACCTCCTCGTCGGCCCCTGGGAGCACGACCTCGTGGGCAGCGGGTCCGGGCGCGTGGGCGACCTCGACCACGGCGACGACGCCGTCATCCCGTGGGGCCGCATGCTCGTGGACTGGATCCGCGACGCCCTCGACGGCACCCTCGCGGCCCGGCGCGCCCGCGTGCACGTGCGCGGATCCGGCTGGGAGGACCACGACGCCTGGCCGCCGCCGCACACGCCGACCCGCGTGGCATGGACGACGGGCGGCGCGCTCGCGTTCGTGCACGACCCGCGGGACCCGCGGCCGTCGCGGCACCCGGGCGTCGACCGCCGCGCCCTCGCGTCGCGTCCCGACGCGGTGCGCGCCGTGACCCGGCCGCTCGACGCGCCGCTGCGACTCACCGGGGACGTCGCCGTCGAGCTGACGAGCGGATCCGACGCGCCCGGCACCGACTGGATCGCGCGGCTGCTCGCCCGCGACCGCGACGGCGCGGAGCAGGAGCTCGCGGTGGGGGAGGCGACCGTCGCCGGTCCGCACGAGGGGGTGCGGATCGGGATCCCGCTGGGTCCCGTCGCGGCCCTCCTGCCCGCAGGCACCGTCCTCGTGCTGGAGCTCGCCGGAGCGGACGCGCCGCGCCTCGCCCGGAACCTCGGCGGGCCGCCCGGGGAGCGGTGCACGTCCACGACGCAGTCGCCCGTGCGGCAGCGGGTCATCCTCGGCGCCGCGTCCCCGCTCACGCTGGTGCTGCCGATCGCGGCGGGCACGGCCCCGACCCCGGACGGCGGGCGGGCGGGCGGCGAGCCGGCCGACGCCGTGGGCCCCGCGGACCCGACGAGCGGATCCGCATCGTGA
- a CDS encoding YcaO-like family protein: protein MSVADLVDARTGLITSLARQPVDPRLPFAWVGHGATVSRADRFAPWRADGFGFGASAGDPVPARLAACGEAVERYCGNAVPERLVRGSHASLTAGGARAVDPEELALYSPAQHAAPGFPFQPSTRHDEVLWAHGVDLHDGGPVLVPASLAWLDFVHGSRAREVPRHSLAYSGIAAGSDRRMAVRNAVEELWERDASVIWWASGASTRALDDGGRITGALGWPDDPTTPAVRVRLLEVPSESPAPVVAAFLEEEHDDGSRMVAFGSACRSTPEHAATKALVEALGLLQLTRQLVDPTSEVWRAVRAGGIEEHVFLPYRADRRYLDDAGPDYARLTDLPPVAQLHLDPRMNGAHLDRLRPTASAPLESLRRIDAADPLDAHLEALARLGLRAVSVDLTTPDVRLAGLEVVRVVVPGLVGNGPPAYPLRGSDRYLDVPRRLGFDRIPASADDLVPDPIPLA, encoded by the coding sequence GTGAGCGTCGCGGACCTCGTCGACGCGCGGACCGGCCTCATCACCTCGCTCGCGCGGCAGCCGGTCGACCCGCGCCTGCCCTTCGCCTGGGTCGGGCACGGCGCCACCGTCTCCCGCGCGGACCGCTTCGCGCCGTGGCGGGCCGACGGCTTCGGCTTCGGCGCCTCCGCGGGCGACCCGGTGCCCGCACGGCTCGCCGCGTGCGGGGAGGCCGTCGAGCGCTACTGCGGCAACGCCGTCCCCGAGCGGCTCGTCCGGGGATCGCACGCGTCGCTCACGGCCGGCGGGGCACGCGCGGTGGATCCCGAGGAGCTCGCCCTCTACTCGCCCGCGCAGCACGCGGCACCCGGCTTCCCCTTCCAGCCGTCCACGCGGCACGACGAGGTGCTCTGGGCCCACGGCGTCGACCTCCACGACGGCGGCCCCGTCCTCGTGCCCGCCTCCCTCGCCTGGCTCGACTTCGTGCACGGCTCCCGCGCCCGGGAGGTGCCGCGCCACTCGCTCGCCTACTCCGGGATCGCCGCGGGATCCGACCGCCGCATGGCCGTGCGGAACGCGGTCGAGGAGCTGTGGGAGCGCGACGCCTCCGTCATCTGGTGGGCGAGCGGAGCCTCCACGCGCGCGCTCGACGACGGCGGCAGGATCACGGGCGCGCTCGGCTGGCCCGACGACCCGACGACACCGGCCGTCCGCGTGCGCCTGCTCGAGGTGCCGTCGGAGTCGCCCGCGCCCGTCGTCGCCGCGTTCCTCGAGGAGGAGCACGACGACGGATCCCGCATGGTCGCGTTCGGCAGCGCCTGCCGCAGCACGCCGGAGCACGCGGCGACCAAGGCGCTCGTGGAGGCGCTCGGCCTCCTGCAGCTCACCCGGCAGCTCGTCGACCCGACGAGCGAGGTGTGGCGCGCCGTGCGCGCCGGCGGCATCGAGGAGCACGTGTTCCTGCCGTACCGCGCCGACCGGCGCTACCTCGACGACGCGGGCCCCGACTACGCGCGCCTCACCGACCTGCCGCCCGTGGCGCAGCTGCACCTCGACCCGCGGATGAACGGCGCGCACCTCGACCGGCTGCGGCCCACCGCATCCGCGCCCCTCGAGTCCCTCCGGCGGATCGACGCGGCCGACCCGCTCGACGCGCACCTGGAGGCGCTCGCCCGGCTGGGGCTCCGCGCCGTGTCCGTCGACCTGACCACGCCCGACGTCCGGCTCGCCGGGCTCGAGGTCGTACGGGTGGTCGTGCCCGGGCTCGTCGGGAACGGGCCGCCCGCCTACCCGCTGCGGGGATCCGACCGCTACCTCGACGTGCCACGGCGCCTCGGGTTCGACCGGATCCCGGCGAGCGCCGACGACCTCGTCCCCGACCCGATCCCCCTGGCATGA
- a CDS encoding ABC transporter ATP-binding protein encodes MRLSIEDVAVRIGRATPVTSATLEAGDGELVGLVGPNGSGKSTLLKALYRALPVAHGTVLLGDRDLRGMRPRDSARILAALTQDHGDDGALDVRAVVATGLTPHKGALDRDTDDDRALDDACLARTGATALADRAVRSLSGGERQRVMLAAALAQRPRILVLDEPTNHLDVATQLELLDLVRGLGVTVVVALHDLNLAAAYCDRIHVVHHGRIVAGGTPDEVLRPGILRDVFGVDVHLGEHPVTGRRHLFFSTPTTTPTQDGRP; translated from the coding sequence ATGAGGCTCTCGATCGAGGACGTGGCCGTGCGGATCGGCCGCGCGACCCCCGTGACGTCCGCGACGCTCGAGGCGGGCGACGGCGAGCTGGTCGGGCTCGTCGGGCCGAACGGCAGCGGCAAGTCCACGCTCCTCAAAGCCCTGTACCGGGCCCTGCCCGTCGCCCACGGCACGGTCCTCCTCGGCGACCGCGACCTCCGCGGCATGCGGCCGCGCGACTCCGCCCGCATCCTCGCCGCGCTCACGCAGGACCACGGGGACGACGGCGCGCTCGACGTCCGCGCCGTCGTCGCCACCGGCCTCACGCCGCACAAGGGCGCGCTCGACCGCGACACCGACGACGACCGCGCGCTCGACGACGCCTGCCTCGCGCGGACGGGGGCGACGGCCCTCGCCGACCGGGCCGTCCGCTCCCTGTCGGGCGGCGAGCGCCAGCGCGTGATGCTCGCGGCGGCCCTCGCGCAGCGTCCGCGCATCCTCGTGCTCGACGAACCCACGAACCACCTCGACGTCGCGACGCAGCTGGAGCTGCTCGACCTCGTGCGCGGCCTCGGCGTGACGGTGGTCGTCGCCCTGCACGACCTCAACCTCGCGGCGGCGTACTGCGACCGGATCCACGTCGTGCACCACGGCCGCATCGTCGCGGGCGGCACACCCGACGAGGTGCTCCGGCCGGGGATCCTCCGCGACGTCTTCGGCGTCGACGTGCACCTCGGCGAGCACCCCGTCACCGGCCGCCGCCACCTGTTCTTCAGCACGCCCACCACGACCCCCACCCAGGACGGACGACCATGA